A portion of the Flavobacteriales bacterium genome contains these proteins:
- a CDS encoding DEAD/DEAH box helicase — MAFKKIIPALKEVMEAHSIIEANEFQKKIIPKIKSGADVFGIGAEGTGKTTALLIAILQKLKFKAQGDNPRVLIFVKDKEAALALEEHFKKWMNQTDLRVYSVVEEHHIYNQKDLIYAGMDVVIATPNRLSKLYFQNGINLNELQMIVVEDANFLNNTSFLTDINRISESFKRMQHVVFATHFDPKLEKMKALFMERAYTINI, encoded by the coding sequence ATGGCATTTAAAAAAATAATTCCAGCGCTTAAAGAGGTTATGGAAGCTCATAGTATTATTGAGGCTAACGAATTTCAAAAAAAAATTATTCCTAAAATTAAAAGTGGTGCAGATGTCTTTGGTATAGGGGCTGAGGGAACTGGAAAAACAACAGCTCTATTGATAGCTATTTTACAAAAACTAAAGTTTAAAGCACAAGGAGATAATCCGAGAGTGCTAATTTTTGTAAAGGATAAAGAGGCCGCTTTAGCCTTAGAAGAGCATTTTAAAAAGTGGATGAATCAAACAGACTTAAGAGTTTATTCAGTAGTTGAAGAACATCATATCTATAATCAAAAGGATTTGATTTATGCTGGGATGGATGTCGTTATTGCAACTCCCAATAGACTAAGTAAGCTTTACTTTCAGAACGGAATAAATTTGAATGAATTACAAATGATTGTCGTTGAAGATGCTAATTTTTTAAATAATACCAGTTTTTTAACAGATATCAATAGAATTTCTGAAAGTTTTAAAAGGATGCAACATGTGGTTTTTGCAACTCATTTTGATCCTAAGTTAGAGAAGATGAAAGCGCTTTTTATGGAAAGGGCTTATACAATTAACATTTAA
- a CDS encoding cysteine desulfurase, producing the protein MVNINDIRKDFPILNRKIKGKDLVYFDNGATTQKPQQVIDAISTYYANENSNIHRGVHTLSQEATTKYEDARQVLQNFIGARHSHEIIFTSGTTGSINLIASSFGKKHLKKGDEIIISAMEHHSNIVPWQMICEEKGALLKVIPINQNGELILEELDQLLTPKTKLVAINHISNTLGTINPIEKIIEKVHQNGSLILIDAAQSIAHTPINVLQLDVDFLVFSGHKMFAPTGIGVLYGKEALLNDLPPYQGGGDMIKEVTFEKTTYNCLPHKLEAGTPNIVGGIGLGEAVKYIEKIGFDYIQQQETALLNYGTEQLLAIDGVRIIGTAAEKTSVISFVIDGIHPFDVGTLIDQLGVAVRTGHHCTQPLMAFFKIPGTIRASFSFYNTKEEIDIFIQALKRAIKMLI; encoded by the coding sequence ATGGTTAACATAAATGACATTCGTAAGGACTTCCCTATCTTAAATAGAAAAATCAAAGGCAAAGATTTAGTCTACTTTGACAATGGGGCAACTACCCAGAAACCGCAACAAGTTATTGATGCTATATCAACATATTATGCTAACGAGAATAGCAATATTCATCGTGGTGTACACACTCTAAGTCAAGAAGCTACAACAAAATATGAAGACGCAAGACAAGTTCTTCAGAATTTTATTGGAGCTCGTCATAGTCATGAAATTATTTTTACCAGTGGAACTACAGGTAGTATTAATTTAATTGCAAGTAGCTTTGGTAAAAAGCACCTAAAAAAAGGAGATGAGATAATCATTTCAGCAATGGAGCATCACAGTAATATTGTTCCTTGGCAAATGATATGTGAAGAAAAAGGAGCGCTACTAAAAGTAATTCCCATCAATCAAAATGGAGAATTAATTCTTGAGGAGCTTGATCAGCTTTTAACCCCCAAAACTAAACTAGTTGCGATTAATCATATTTCGAACACCCTGGGGACCATTAATCCTATCGAAAAAATCATCGAAAAGGTTCATCAAAACGGTTCTTTAATTCTTATTGATGCTGCGCAATCTATTGCACATACGCCGATTAATGTTCTACAATTAGATGTAGACTTCTTAGTTTTTTCTGGACATAAGATGTTTGCTCCAACGGGAATAGGAGTTTTATATGGAAAGGAAGCGCTCTTAAATGATCTTCCGCCCTATCAAGGAGGAGGAGACATGATTAAAGAAGTTACTTTTGAAAAAACAACCTACAACTGTTTACCTCACAAACTAGAAGCAGGAACACCAAATATTGTTGGAGGAATTGGATTAGGAGAAGCTGTAAAATATATTGAGAAAATAGGGTTTGATTATATTCAACAACAAGAAACAGCCTTACTAAACTATGGTACTGAGCAACTCTTAGCGATTGATGGTGTAAGAATTATTGGAACAGCAGCTGAGAAAACCAGTGTCATTTCCTTTGTGATTGACGGGATACACCCATTTGATGTAGGAACCTTAATTGACCAATTAGGAGTCGCGGTAAGAACTGGACATCACTGTACACAACCTTTGATGGCTTTCTTTAAAATACCTGGAACGATAAGGGCTTCTTTTTCTTTCTACAATACTAAAGAAGAAATAGATATCTTTATACAAGCGTTAAAAAGAGCAATAAAAATGCTGATCTAA
- a CDS encoding acyl carrier protein codes for MADIKGKVVSIIVDKLGVDEGEVTLEANFTNDLGADSLDTVELIMEFEKEFNIAIPDEEAEKIQTVGDAVKYIESNS; via the coding sequence ATGGCAGATATTAAAGGAAAAGTAGTATCAATTATTGTTGACAAATTAGGTGTTGACGAAGGTGAAGTAACTCTTGAGGCTAACTTTACAAACGATTTAGGAGCAGATTCATTAGATACTGTTGAGTTAATCATGGAATTTGAGAAAGAATTTAACATCGCTATTCCAGATGAGGAAGCTGAGAAAATTCAAACTGTAGGAGATGCTGTTAAATATATTGAAAGCAACTCATAA